One Cellulosimicrobium protaetiae genomic region harbors:
- a CDS encoding flotillin family protein translates to MFDDTNLITTLAIVALVIAFFAVVIFISKRIRRVPPNEALVIVGRGAGRKEAAGSGQKVVVGGRTFVWPILQQGFSISLEQRQIGITVEGVDKNRIKIAIKASINFKVRGDEEGVRRAAQRFLSQQGTLTEIIKESLEGSLRSIVGDMTIEQIISDRKGLSDRVVESTKADLSEQGLQVDLLNISDISTPGSDYLSNLGRAESARARQVAEVSEAEAQRASEFAVIDAAEQIAERQKALDLKRAVIKADTDRANAEAEAAGQLARAEQDRLVAQQEREALAEQARVTQERLDIEIRKPAEAKAYAEVQEANARRDAANAATEADAYKRTVIAEANKTAAIQDAEASAQAVRRAGEAERDRQVALAAGIKAEGEARAAAIEAEGRAEAVATDAKADALQKYGEAALVQELIERLPEIVRAAAEPIGNIQGMTVVSTDGASAITKNVASVLGEGQEVVKQLTGVDINQLIANLAGTQLTGSGEKASNGTSH, encoded by the coding sequence ATGTTCGACGACACGAACCTCATCACGACCCTGGCGATCGTCGCCCTGGTCATCGCGTTCTTCGCGGTGGTCATCTTCATCAGCAAGCGCATCCGCCGCGTCCCGCCGAACGAGGCCCTGGTCATCGTCGGCCGCGGCGCGGGCCGCAAGGAGGCCGCGGGCAGCGGGCAGAAGGTCGTCGTCGGCGGCCGCACGTTCGTCTGGCCGATCCTCCAGCAGGGCTTCTCCATCTCGCTCGAGCAGCGCCAGATCGGCATCACGGTCGAGGGCGTGGACAAGAACCGCATCAAGATCGCCATCAAGGCGTCGATCAACTTCAAGGTCCGCGGTGACGAGGAGGGCGTGCGCCGCGCGGCCCAGCGCTTCCTCTCCCAGCAGGGCACGCTGACGGAGATCATCAAGGAGTCCCTCGAGGGGTCGCTGCGCTCCATCGTCGGCGACATGACGATCGAGCAGATCATCTCCGACCGCAAGGGCCTGTCCGACCGCGTCGTCGAGTCCACCAAGGCCGACCTCTCGGAGCAGGGCCTCCAGGTCGACCTGCTCAACATCTCCGACATCTCGACGCCGGGCTCGGACTACCTGTCGAACCTCGGTCGCGCCGAGTCCGCCCGTGCCCGCCAGGTCGCCGAGGTCTCCGAGGCCGAGGCGCAGCGCGCGTCGGAGTTCGCCGTCATCGACGCGGCCGAGCAGATCGCGGAGCGCCAGAAGGCGCTCGACCTCAAGCGGGCCGTCATCAAGGCCGACACCGACCGCGCGAACGCCGAGGCCGAGGCCGCCGGTCAGCTCGCCCGTGCCGAGCAGGACCGCCTCGTCGCGCAGCAGGAGCGCGAGGCGCTCGCCGAGCAGGCCCGCGTGACGCAGGAGCGCCTCGACATCGAGATCCGCAAGCCCGCCGAGGCCAAGGCGTACGCCGAGGTCCAGGAGGCGAACGCGCGTCGTGACGCCGCGAACGCCGCGACCGAGGCCGACGCGTACAAGCGCACCGTCATCGCCGAGGCCAACAAGACGGCCGCGATCCAGGACGCCGAGGCGTCCGCGCAGGCCGTGCGCCGCGCCGGTGAGGCCGAGCGTGACCGTCAGGTCGCCCTCGCCGCCGGTATCAAGGCCGAGGGTGAGGCCCGCGCCGCCGCGATCGAGGCCGAGGGTCGCGCCGAGGCCGTGGCGACCGACGCCAAGGCCGACGCGCTCCAGAAGTACGGCGAGGCGGCCCTGGTGCAGGAGCTCATCGAGCGCCTGCCCGAGATCGTGCGCGCCGCTGCCGAGCCGATCGGCAACATCCAGGGCATGACCGTCGTCTCGACCGACGGCGCGTCCGCGATCACGAAGAACGTCGCGTCGGTGCTGGGCGAGGGCCAGGAGGTCGTCAAGCAGCTGACCGGCGTCGACATCAACCAGCTCATCGCCAACCTCGCGGGCACGCAGCTCACGGGCTCGGGCGAGAAGGCGTCGAACGGCACCTCGCACTGA
- a CDS encoding phosphotransferase family protein: protein MLTKTSVSADQIAAIVAPLGRAVRVEPLSGGMFASVFAVDLAPRPGEEVPDGVPARVVVKITGADTSRLLRYEHGILTTEDTAYRAARAAGLPVPRVLHADLTREHVDGDALVVTFLDGTLWSGRELDAAATAVVRRGLGSFMARLHGITGDRFGYPAPASDLAAGSWPDAFGRMVGAMLDDARRWGVELPEARVLDAVARHRDLLARVTVPRLVHADLWPGNVLLGDGDDDTATGGGPDTDAGAGLTIVGVLDAERSLWGDPLFELAGADQHGAGAVDPALLAGYAAAGGDLGLGDGTPGSGDPDAWTRLSLYRAYLACLLVVEVVPRAYEGDWVEGYAGTARANLLRMLDDLGS from the coding sequence GTGCTCACGAAGACCTCCGTCTCCGCCGACCAGATCGCCGCGATCGTGGCCCCGCTCGGCCGGGCCGTGCGCGTCGAACCGCTGAGCGGCGGGATGTTCGCGAGCGTGTTCGCGGTGGACCTCGCCCCGCGCCCGGGCGAGGAGGTGCCCGACGGCGTCCCGGCCCGCGTCGTCGTCAAGATCACGGGGGCGGACACGTCGCGGCTGCTGCGCTACGAGCACGGGATCCTCACGACGGAGGACACCGCCTACCGGGCGGCGCGCGCGGCCGGGCTGCCCGTCCCCCGCGTCCTGCACGCCGACCTCACGCGCGAGCACGTGGACGGCGACGCACTCGTCGTCACGTTCCTCGACGGCACCCTGTGGAGCGGGCGCGAGCTCGACGCCGCGGCGACCGCCGTCGTGCGCCGGGGGCTGGGCTCGTTCATGGCCCGGCTGCACGGGATCACGGGCGACCGGTTCGGGTACCCGGCCCCGGCGTCGGACCTCGCCGCCGGCTCGTGGCCCGACGCGTTCGGGCGCATGGTCGGGGCCATGCTCGACGACGCGCGCCGGTGGGGCGTGGAGCTCCCCGAGGCCCGGGTGCTCGACGCCGTCGCGCGCCACCGCGACCTGCTGGCCCGGGTGACGGTCCCCCGGCTGGTGCACGCGGACCTGTGGCCGGGGAACGTGCTGCTCGGCGACGGGGACGACGACACCGCGACCGGCGGCGGCCCGGATACGGACGCGGGCGCGGGCCTGACGATCGTCGGCGTGCTCGACGCCGAGCGGTCGCTGTGGGGCGACCCGCTGTTCGAGCTCGCGGGTGCGGACCAGCACGGCGCCGGTGCCGTCGACCCCGCCCTGCTCGCGGGGTACGCCGCGGCGGGCGGGGACCTGGGCCTCGGCGACGGCACGCCCGGGTCGGGAGACCCCGACGCCTGGACGCGGCTGAGCCTGTACCGGGCGTACCTCGCGTGCCTGCTCGTCGTCGAGGTCGTGCCGCGCGCCTACGAGGGCGACTGGGTCGAGGGGTACGCCGGCACCGCGCGCGCGAACCTCCTGCGCATGCTGGACGACCTCGGTTCCTGA
- a CDS encoding sensor histidine kinase produces the protein MSTEDGSADEARPVASARSGRWRAATRSLSQVWRIEDRRNDVFSAVMTFVLGWVLLEVGLVGLVRAPFVVEPAEPWWRVALLGVGCLLILVKRAHPILALLGGVAVTAVDIRWGGSLAITLVLWDLLYAAALWSGPRARAWLWGVAVTVAVLGSVGAGEAARDVRQFVYMGLQLGAVLLVPMWWATNVRTKSELAELAGERADLAAREAEAAARTADLERQRASDLERIAELDRHEAVRAERAAMARDLHDVIASHLSTIAIHSGAALALPPDATKDRAALEQVRVSAVASLDEMRSMILLLRTEGRRDDDAGPAVDAVAAPGRLAGLDALLDAARATTTVTLDDPGGVATSSLPAAADQALFRIAQEAVTNALKHAPGSPVTVRLARHDAAVALEVRDDGAPRTAPPVEGPLSAGTGLLTMRERADGLGGTFAAGPTSTGGWVVRASVPVADRPVVRENA, from the coding sequence GTGAGCACGGAGGACGGCAGCGCGGACGAGGCGCGCCCGGTCGCGTCCGCGCGGTCGGGCCGCTGGCGGGCGGCGACACGCTCGCTCTCCCAGGTGTGGCGCATCGAGGACCGCCGGAACGACGTCTTCTCTGCCGTCATGACCTTCGTCCTCGGGTGGGTGCTCCTGGAGGTGGGCCTGGTCGGGCTCGTCCGGGCACCGTTCGTCGTCGAGCCGGCGGAGCCGTGGTGGCGCGTCGCCCTGCTCGGGGTCGGCTGCCTCCTCATCCTCGTCAAGCGCGCCCACCCGATCCTGGCGCTCCTCGGGGGCGTCGCCGTCACCGCCGTCGACATCCGGTGGGGCGGCAGCCTCGCGATCACGCTCGTGCTGTGGGACCTGCTCTACGCCGCCGCCCTGTGGTCGGGGCCGCGGGCGCGCGCGTGGCTCTGGGGAGTGGCCGTGACCGTCGCCGTCCTGGGCTCCGTCGGCGCGGGCGAGGCCGCGCGCGACGTGCGGCAGTTCGTGTACATGGGTCTGCAGCTCGGCGCGGTCCTCCTCGTGCCGATGTGGTGGGCGACCAACGTGCGGACCAAGAGCGAGCTCGCGGAGCTCGCGGGCGAACGGGCCGACCTCGCGGCACGCGAGGCAGAGGCCGCGGCGCGCACGGCCGACCTGGAGCGGCAGCGCGCGAGCGACCTCGAGCGCATCGCCGAGCTCGACCGGCACGAGGCCGTCCGGGCCGAGCGCGCCGCGATGGCGCGCGACCTGCACGACGTCATCGCGTCCCACCTGTCGACCATCGCGATCCACTCCGGCGCCGCGCTCGCGCTCCCGCCCGACGCCACGAAGGACCGTGCCGCGCTCGAGCAGGTGCGCGTGAGCGCCGTCGCGTCGCTGGACGAGATGCGGTCGATGATCCTGCTGCTGCGCACGGAGGGGCGGCGCGACGACGACGCGGGCCCAGCCGTGGACGCCGTCGCCGCGCCGGGCCGGCTGGCTGGTCTCGACGCGCTGCTCGACGCCGCCCGGGCCACCACGACGGTCACGCTCGACGACCCCGGCGGCGTCGCGACGTCGTCCCTGCCGGCCGCGGCGGACCAGGCGCTGTTCCGGATCGCGCAGGAGGCCGTGACCAACGCGCTCAAGCACGCGCCGGGTTCACCCGTGACGGTGCGGCTCGCGCGGCACGACGCGGCCGTGGCGCTCGAGGTCCGCGACGACGGCGCGCCGCGCACCGCACCGCCCGTCGAGGGCCCGCTCAGCGCGGGCACCGGGCTGCTGACGATGCGCGAACGGGCCGACGGGCTCGGGGGGACGTTCGCGGCGGGTCCGACGTCGACCGGCGGGTGGGTCGTCCGGGCCTCCGTCCCCGTCGCCGACCGTCCGGTCGTGAGGGAGAACGCGTGA
- a CDS encoding GAP family protein codes for MDIPLDLDAVGGPGLGLAAMAGVLVVLALIDSTSFGTLLIPVWLLLAPGRLRAGRVLAYLGTVAAFYLAVGIVVLLGAGAFLDRFGDALDSRAAAIVQLLLGIGLFALSFRFDSKRQARREERAAAAAPATVGARPPAPGHGTGDAPGVARETTSAPRPGRLSRWRERALGIEADAAGAVRTRPSVLPLMGLALGAAAIEVGTMLPYLAAIGLLTTSDVGWPATGGILAAYCVVMIAPALLLLLGRLVAARAVDPLLRRLDAWLTKNATDMTGWVLGILGVLLALNAFGRLGWT; via the coding sequence ATGGACATCCCTCTCGACCTCGACGCCGTCGGCGGGCCGGGTCTCGGCCTCGCCGCGATGGCGGGCGTGCTCGTCGTGCTGGCCCTCATCGACTCCACGAGCTTCGGCACCCTCCTCATCCCGGTCTGGCTGCTGCTCGCTCCGGGACGGCTGCGTGCCGGGCGCGTGCTCGCGTACCTCGGCACCGTCGCCGCGTTCTACCTCGCCGTCGGGATCGTCGTGCTGCTGGGCGCCGGCGCGTTCCTCGACCGGTTCGGCGACGCGCTCGACTCGCGGGCCGCGGCGATCGTGCAGCTCCTGCTCGGCATCGGGCTGTTCGCCCTGAGCTTCCGGTTCGACAGCAAGCGCCAGGCACGCCGGGAGGAGCGCGCGGCCGCTGCCGCACCGGCGACGGTCGGCGCCCGTCCGCCTGCCCCAGGCCACGGCACGGGCGACGCACCCGGCGTCGCACGGGAGACGACGTCGGCCCCGCGCCCGGGACGGCTGTCCCGGTGGCGCGAGCGCGCGCTGGGGATCGAGGCGGACGCGGCCGGTGCCGTCCGCACCCGCCCGTCCGTGCTGCCCCTGATGGGGCTCGCGCTCGGAGCTGCGGCGATCGAGGTCGGGACGATGCTGCCGTACCTCGCGGCGATCGGGCTGCTGACGACGTCGGACGTCGGCTGGCCCGCGACCGGCGGCATCCTCGCGGCGTACTGCGTCGTGATGATCGCGCCCGCGCTCCTGCTCCTGCTCGGGCGCCTCGTCGCGGCGCGCGCCGTCGACCCGCTGCTGCGCCGGCTCGACGCGTGGCTCACGAAGAACGCGACCGACATGACCGGCTGGGTCCTCGGGATCCTCGGAGTCCTGCTCGCCCTCAACGCGTTCGGACGCCTCGGCTGGACCTGA
- a CDS encoding NfeD family protein, which produces MIAFIVIGIAGLALLLLSLLVGEIVDLGDGAVSGTTLGVGGVVFGAVGVIVTTNDLPTWLAYVGSLVVALVVMALVQALVKHLRVSEDGVPASLVGVQGTATTAIDPARGEVSLDAVHELERRLAWSDEPIPEGARVVVLEQSGSRVRVQRHYPND; this is translated from the coding sequence ATGATCGCGTTCATCGTCATCGGCATCGCCGGACTCGCCCTCCTGCTCCTCTCGCTGCTCGTCGGCGAGATCGTCGACCTGGGTGACGGCGCGGTGTCGGGGACGACGCTCGGCGTCGGTGGCGTGGTGTTCGGCGCCGTCGGCGTGATCGTGACGACCAACGACCTGCCGACGTGGCTCGCCTACGTGGGGTCGCTCGTCGTGGCGCTGGTCGTCATGGCGCTCGTCCAGGCGCTGGTCAAGCACCTGCGCGTGTCCGAGGACGGCGTCCCCGCGTCCCTCGTCGGCGTGCAGGGCACCGCGACGACCGCGATCGACCCCGCCCGCGGCGAGGTCTCGCTCGACGCCGTGCACGAGCTCGAGCGCCGCCTCGCGTGGTCGGACGAGCCCATCCCGGAGGGCGCGCGCGTCGTCGTGCTCGAGCAGTCCGGGAGCCGCGTCCGCGTCCAGCGCCACTACCCCAACGACTGA
- a CDS encoding NAD(P)-dependent oxidoreductase, giving the protein MSTPTPVTLVGLGPMGQAMVRTLLAAGHPVTVWNRTPSRADALVAEGAVLAATPAAAVAASDLVVLSLTDYAAMYDVLGPAVAALRGRTVVNLSSDTPGTTRAAARWVAERGATLVTGGVMTPAPGVGTADAYVYYSGPEAAFREHEATLALLGAPRYLGEDPGLAQLLYQAQLDVFLTALSGVAHAAALAQAAGVPPTRFVPEALATLASTPAMIDDGTAPGTEFETGEHPGHLSTATMMGATAAHILGASEELGVDTGLPRAILSHYERALAAGHGRDNWSAIFEVIKARTPAVEGVGGAS; this is encoded by the coding sequence ATGAGCACCCCCACCCCCGTCACCCTGGTCGGCCTGGGCCCGATGGGCCAGGCCATGGTCCGCACGCTGCTCGCCGCGGGCCACCCCGTGACGGTGTGGAACCGCACGCCGTCGCGCGCCGACGCGCTCGTGGCCGAGGGCGCGGTCCTCGCCGCGACGCCGGCCGCGGCGGTGGCGGCGAGCGACCTCGTCGTGCTGAGCCTGACGGACTACGCGGCGATGTACGACGTCCTCGGCCCGGCCGTGGCCGCGTTGCGGGGCCGCACCGTCGTCAACCTGAGCTCCGACACCCCCGGGACGACGCGCGCCGCGGCCCGGTGGGTGGCCGAGCGCGGCGCGACGCTCGTCACGGGTGGCGTCATGACGCCCGCACCGGGCGTCGGGACCGCCGACGCGTACGTGTACTACAGCGGCCCGGAGGCCGCCTTCCGGGAGCACGAGGCCACGCTCGCGCTGCTGGGGGCGCCCCGCTACCTCGGCGAGGACCCGGGCCTCGCGCAGCTCCTGTACCAGGCGCAGCTCGACGTGTTCCTCACCGCGCTGTCGGGCGTCGCGCACGCGGCCGCGCTCGCGCAGGCGGCAGGGGTCCCGCCCACGCGGTTCGTCCCGGAGGCGCTGGCCACGCTCGCCTCGACACCCGCCATGATCGACGACGGAACGGCGCCGGGCACGGAGTTCGAGACCGGCGAGCACCCCGGCCACCTCAGCACCGCGACGATGATGGGCGCGACGGCGGCGCACATCCTCGGGGCGAGCGAGGAGCTCGGCGTCGACACGGGGCTCCCGCGCGCGATCCTGTCGCACTACGAGCGGGCGCTCGCGGCCGGGCACGGACGGGACAACTGGTCCGCGATCTTCGAGGTGATCAAGGCGCGCACGCCGGCGGTGGAGGGCGTCGGTGGCGCGTCCTAG
- a CDS encoding response regulator, whose protein sequence is MTRRPVRVLLADDHAAIRAGLRLLLDAADDVEVVGEASDGTAAITNARALRPDVVLMDLRMPGVDGIEATRVITGERLADVLVLTTFDLDEYVDGALRAGAAGFLLKSAEPAALLDAVRRVADGDGVLAPEVTRRLLAAFARGPAPDGAPRTGPTARPGGPGGAAPGPPSGTARAVPAAGGEASGEVGAPARDPRLADLTPREVDVLAALGRGLSNQGIASELFITEATAKTHVSRVLAKVGVATRMQAAIVARDTGLA, encoded by the coding sequence GTGACACGACGACCGGTCCGGGTGCTGCTCGCGGACGACCACGCGGCCATCCGTGCGGGCCTGCGCCTCCTGCTCGACGCCGCCGACGACGTCGAGGTCGTCGGCGAGGCGTCCGACGGCACCGCGGCCATCACGAACGCGCGGGCGCTGCGCCCCGACGTCGTGCTCATGGACCTGCGCATGCCCGGGGTAGACGGCATCGAGGCCACGCGCGTCATCACGGGCGAACGGCTGGCCGACGTGCTCGTGCTCACCACGTTCGACCTCGACGAGTACGTCGACGGCGCGCTGCGGGCGGGCGCGGCGGGATTCCTCCTCAAGTCCGCAGAACCCGCCGCGCTGCTCGACGCGGTCCGCCGCGTCGCCGACGGAGACGGCGTCCTCGCTCCCGAGGTCACCCGCCGCCTCCTCGCCGCGTTCGCGCGCGGCCCGGCACCCGACGGCGCCCCGCGCACCGGCCCGACGGCCCGCCCGGGCGGGCCGGGCGGCGCAGCCCCGGGACCGCCGTCGGGCACGGCCCGTGCCGTCCCGGCGGCGGGCGGCGAGGCGAGCGGTGAGGTGGGCGCACCGGCCAGGGACCCTCGTCTCGCGGACCTCACACCACGCGAGGTGGACGTGCTCGCCGCGCTCGGCCGCGGCCTCTCCAACCAGGGCATCGCGAGCGAGCTCTTCATCACCGAGGCGACGGCCAAGACCCACGTCTCGCGCGTCCTCGCCAAGGTCGGCGTCGCGACCCGCATGCAGGCGGCCATCGTCGCCCGCGACACCGGCCTCGCCTGA
- a CDS encoding carbohydrate kinase family protein produces the protein MTDATHPSTALPDPAGTEVLVAGPASWNLLVQLDELPAPTPHTVFARSHRHTVGGTSAGKALNLARLGRSVLLRTVLGADDDGARVRSVLEGAGVRVLAEPSPDGRTESHLNLMDDDGGRVSVYLRAPGDVPADGAAWDTAVAALDASRAVVVDLAVPALPVLDLAVSRGRDVWVDLHDYDGESAFHRPWVDAGTHVFLSADRLEDWRGFMIARVDAGARLVVCTHGSRGAVALTAEDGFVEVPAHRVPHVVDTNGAGDGFFAGFLDAHLRGAGVEEAMTAGALHAARVVQSPGLAPA, from the coding sequence GTGACCGATGCGACGCACCCGTCCACCGCGCTGCCCGACCCCGCCGGGACCGAGGTCCTCGTCGCCGGACCGGCGTCGTGGAACCTCCTCGTCCAGCTTGACGAGCTGCCCGCGCCCACGCCGCACACCGTGTTCGCCCGGTCGCACCGCCACACGGTCGGGGGGACGTCGGCGGGCAAGGCGCTCAACCTCGCGCGGCTCGGCCGGTCGGTGCTGCTGCGCACCGTGCTCGGGGCGGACGACGACGGCGCGCGCGTCCGGTCCGTGCTCGAGGGCGCGGGCGTCCGGGTGCTCGCGGAGCCCTCGCCCGACGGGCGCACCGAGAGCCACCTCAACCTCATGGACGACGACGGCGGGCGTGTCTCGGTCTACCTGCGTGCGCCGGGCGACGTCCCCGCGGACGGCGCGGCGTGGGATACCGCGGTCGCGGCGCTCGACGCCTCGCGCGCCGTCGTCGTCGACCTCGCGGTCCCCGCGCTGCCGGTGCTCGACCTCGCGGTGTCGCGCGGCCGCGACGTCTGGGTCGACCTCCACGACTACGACGGCGAGTCCGCGTTCCACCGGCCGTGGGTGGACGCGGGGACGCACGTCTTCCTCAGCGCGGACCGGCTCGAGGACTGGCGCGGCTTCATGATCGCGCGGGTCGACGCGGGCGCGCGGCTCGTGGTGTGCACGCACGGGTCGCGCGGCGCCGTCGCGCTCACGGCCGAGGACGGCTTCGTCGAGGTGCCCGCGCACCGCGTGCCGCACGTCGTCGACACGAACGGTGCCGGCGACGGGTTCTTCGCGGGCTTCCTCGACGCCCACCTGCGGGGGGCGGGCGTCGAGGAGGCGATGACGGCGGGGGCTCTGCACGCCGCACGCGTCGTGCAGAGCCCCGGCCTCGCCCCGGCCTGA
- a CDS encoding ABC transporter permease, which yields MSSAAPHTHWPRVVTTAVGLVAVVAVVVLAFLWPSVTAEPKDLPVAAVADPAVVAQVQAGLDQNAEGAVTLVPVADRDAAVDLVESRDAYGALVLGQQPEVLTASAASPAVAQLLTGLQPALQAQVDAAATAQGAPAEAVPSVTVTDVVPLSPDDPNGSILAASSFPLLLGGMVGGIAISLAVVGVWRRVAALGVYSVVGGLTIAGILHALGGLHGGYLTDSLAVGLALLAIGGTIVGAVAVLGRPGIAVGPVLFMLVANPISAAAVPVEFLLSPWGAVGQWFPPGAAATLLRDLSYFPGADATFPWLVLAGWAALGLLLALVGHFRDRGAATAAALREADDVAPAAEPVGVAR from the coding sequence ATGAGCTCCGCCGCCCCGCACACGCACTGGCCGCGCGTCGTCACGACCGCCGTCGGGCTCGTCGCCGTCGTCGCGGTCGTCGTCCTCGCGTTCCTCTGGCCGTCCGTCACCGCCGAGCCGAAGGACCTGCCGGTCGCGGCGGTGGCCGACCCCGCCGTCGTCGCCCAGGTGCAGGCCGGGCTGGACCAGAACGCGGAGGGCGCGGTCACGCTCGTCCCCGTCGCCGACCGGGACGCCGCGGTCGACCTCGTCGAGTCGCGCGACGCGTACGGCGCGCTCGTCCTGGGACAGCAGCCCGAGGTCCTCACGGCGTCGGCCGCGAGCCCCGCGGTCGCCCAGCTCCTCACCGGCCTCCAGCCGGCGCTCCAGGCCCAGGTCGACGCGGCCGCGACCGCGCAGGGGGCACCCGCCGAGGCGGTCCCGTCGGTCACGGTGACCGACGTCGTGCCGCTCTCCCCCGACGACCCGAACGGGAGCATCCTCGCCGCGTCGTCGTTCCCGCTCCTGCTCGGCGGCATGGTCGGCGGCATCGCGATCTCGCTCGCCGTCGTCGGGGTGTGGCGCCGCGTCGCGGCGCTCGGGGTGTACTCGGTGGTCGGCGGCCTGACGATCGCCGGGATCCTGCACGCTCTCGGCGGGCTCCACGGTGGCTACCTGACCGACTCCCTCGCGGTGGGTCTCGCCCTGCTCGCCATCGGCGGCACGATCGTCGGGGCGGTCGCGGTCCTCGGGCGCCCCGGGATCGCGGTCGGGCCCGTGCTGTTCATGCTCGTCGCGAACCCCATCTCGGCCGCAGCGGTGCCGGTCGAGTTCCTGCTGAGCCCGTGGGGCGCCGTCGGGCAGTGGTTCCCGCCGGGCGCTGCGGCGACGCTGCTGCGCGACCTCTCGTACTTCCCCGGCGCGGACGCGACCTTCCCGTGGCTCGTGCTCGCGGGCTGGGCAGCGCTCGGGCTCCTGCTCGCGCTCGTCGGCCACTTCCGCGACCGGGGTGCCGCGACCGCGGCCGCCCTGCGCGAGGCGGACGACGTCGCACCCGCGGCCGAGCCCGTCGGCGTCGCGCGCTGA
- a CDS encoding TetR/AcrR family transcriptional regulator: MPRVSDEYRAQRRDDIAAAALRVFRRKGFAATSMAEIIAESGLSAGAIYGYYDSKMAIVHDVAGRIVGGRIADVERLAERDPLPPPSDLVAVLMHGVMREIGSTAILLQVWGEAVTDPRILEFASAVLARLRSVFADYVAAWHEQTHGLDPARAAELGAEQAPLFVAACQGFIIQSALMHDFDADAYLDRTTRHLPR; the protein is encoded by the coding sequence ATGCCCCGGGTCAGTGACGAGTACCGAGCGCAGCGGCGCGACGACATCGCCGCCGCAGCCCTGCGCGTGTTCCGCCGCAAGGGCTTCGCCGCCACCTCGATGGCGGAGATCATCGCCGAGTCCGGGCTGTCCGCCGGGGCGATCTACGGCTACTACGACTCCAAGATGGCGATCGTGCACGACGTCGCGGGCCGGATCGTCGGCGGGCGCATCGCCGACGTCGAACGGCTCGCCGAGCGCGACCCGCTCCCTCCGCCGTCGGACCTGGTCGCCGTCCTCATGCACGGGGTGATGCGCGAGATCGGCAGCACGGCGATCCTGCTCCAGGTCTGGGGCGAGGCCGTGACGGACCCCCGCATCCTCGAGTTCGCCTCGGCCGTCCTCGCCCGCCTGCGCTCGGTCTTTGCCGACTACGTCGCCGCCTGGCACGAGCAGACGCACGGCCTCGACCCCGCACGCGCGGCAGAGCTCGGCGCCGAGCAGGCACCGCTGTTCGTCGCCGCGTGCCAGGGCTTCATCATCCAGAGCGCGCTGATGCACGACTTCGACGCCGACGCCTACCTCGACCGCACGACCCGCCACCTCCCGCGCTGA
- a CDS encoding pentapeptide repeat-containing protein encodes MPPRKPTTEPPVIDPVVLDDLQRGDAYDLEAEADLEGFELVDLRLDRLDLHGASVFSTRLDQVRADEADLGAVTLTEVVLDRLDVPVMRGTRGRWREVEVHGARLGSAELYESSWAGVRFVGCKLGFVNLRGATLRDVMFTDCTIDELDLVAADALRVAFEGTRVRRLDVQASTLAHVDLRGAEIDELSGIESLRGSTIDSTQLARLAETFAHSLGITVTD; translated from the coding sequence GTGCCCCCGAGGAAGCCGACGACCGAGCCGCCCGTGATCGACCCCGTCGTGCTGGACGACCTGCAGCGCGGCGACGCGTACGACCTCGAGGCGGAGGCCGACCTCGAGGGGTTCGAGCTCGTCGACCTCCGCCTCGACCGCCTCGACCTGCACGGCGCGAGCGTGTTCTCCACGCGGCTCGACCAGGTGCGCGCCGACGAGGCCGACCTCGGGGCGGTGACGCTCACGGAGGTGGTGCTCGACCGTCTGGACGTGCCCGTGATGCGCGGCACGCGCGGGCGGTGGCGCGAGGTCGAGGTGCACGGTGCACGCCTCGGGTCGGCAGAGCTCTACGAGTCGTCGTGGGCCGGGGTCCGGTTCGTCGGCTGCAAGCTCGGGTTCGTCAACCTGCGGGGCGCGACCCTGCGCGACGTGATGTTCACCGACTGCACGATCGACGAGCTCGACCTCGTCGCGGCGGACGCGCTGCGCGTGGCGTTCGAGGGCACGCGCGTGCGCCGGCTCGACGTGCAGGCGTCCACGCTGGCGCACGTCGACCTGCGGGGCGCGGAGATCGACGAGCTGAGCGGCATCGAGTCGCTGCGGGGCTCGACGATCGACTCGACCCAGCTCGCGCGCCTCGCCGAGACGTTCGCGCACAGCCTGGGCATCACGGTCACCGACTGA